The Fervidibacillus albus genome contains a region encoding:
- the dxs gene encoding 1-deoxy-D-xylulose-5-phosphate synthase, whose amino-acid sequence MDLLSIEDPSFLRQASIKELETLSNDIRQFLVEKLSVTGGHIGPNLGVVELTIALHRIFDSPRDRIIWDVGHQTYVHKILTGRAKEFDTLRQYQGLSGFPKRSESEHDVWETGHSSTSLSAAMGMATARDLRGENFYVVPVIGDGALTGGMALEALNHIGHEKKNMIVILNDNEMSIAPNVGALHHMLGRIRTAGKYNRAKDEIETLFKKIPAVGDMMASTAERLKDSLKYFFVPGMFFEELGFTYLGPVDGHQFDDLFESLKYAKKIGGPVLLHVITKKGKGYSPAEKDKTGNWHGTGPYKIETGDFVKPVNSPPAWSKIVSETVRKLARDDSRIVAITPAMTVGSKLEQFQQEFPNRVIDVGIAEQHAATMAAGLAIEGMKPYLTIYSTFLQRAYDQIVHDICRQNLNVFIGIDRAGLVGADGETHQGVFDIAFLRHLPNIVLMMPKDENEAQHMIYTALQYDDGPIAMRFPRGNGLGVPLDEKWERLPIGSWEVLKEGKDVAILTFGTTIPMALKAAQQLEKYGIFAKVINARFIKPMDDRMLTDLLMKNIPIITVEEAVLQGGFGSGVLEFASDHKFHSAEIVRIGIPDRFIEQGDVKSLQKEVGLTAENITKTIMEHYQIKRKRA is encoded by the coding sequence GTGGATTTGCTATCGATCGAGGATCCGTCCTTTTTGCGTCAAGCTTCCATAAAGGAATTGGAAACATTAAGTAACGATATTCGTCAATTTCTCGTGGAAAAATTATCTGTCACCGGGGGGCATATCGGTCCGAATCTTGGCGTCGTTGAATTAACGATTGCCCTGCATCGCATATTCGATAGTCCGCGAGATCGGATTATTTGGGATGTTGGTCATCAAACGTACGTCCACAAAATTTTGACTGGGCGAGCCAAGGAATTTGACACGTTAAGACAATATCAAGGATTAAGCGGGTTCCCGAAAAGATCGGAAAGTGAACATGACGTTTGGGAAACGGGTCATAGTTCGACCAGTTTGTCTGCAGCGATGGGCATGGCAACAGCTAGGGATTTGCGCGGGGAAAATTTTTATGTCGTACCGGTAATTGGCGACGGGGCGTTAACGGGTGGAATGGCTTTGGAAGCTTTAAATCATATCGGTCATGAAAAAAAGAACATGATTGTTATTTTAAACGATAATGAAATGTCTATCGCCCCGAATGTTGGTGCCCTTCATCATATGTTAGGTCGAATTCGAACAGCTGGAAAATACAATCGAGCGAAGGATGAGATCGAAACATTATTCAAAAAAATCCCGGCAGTCGGGGACATGATGGCTTCTACAGCGGAGCGATTAAAGGATAGTTTGAAATATTTTTTCGTGCCCGGTATGTTTTTCGAAGAGCTCGGTTTTACTTATTTAGGCCCTGTCGATGGTCATCAATTTGACGATTTGTTTGAAAGCCTTAAGTACGCTAAAAAAATCGGTGGTCCCGTCTTGCTTCACGTCATTACGAAAAAAGGTAAAGGATATTCCCCGGCAGAAAAGGATAAAACGGGAAATTGGCACGGAACCGGACCGTATAAAATCGAAACGGGTGATTTCGTTAAGCCGGTCAATTCTCCCCCCGCATGGAGTAAAATCGTTAGTGAAACGGTCCGAAAATTGGCCCGGGATGATTCTCGAATCGTAGCTATCACACCGGCGATGACTGTCGGTTCCAAATTGGAACAATTTCAACAGGAATTTCCAAATCGTGTCATCGATGTCGGAATTGCCGAGCAACACGCAGCGACGATGGCGGCGGGTTTGGCCATCGAAGGGATGAAACCGTATTTAACGATTTATTCCACCTTTCTCCAACGGGCTTATGACCAGATCGTTCACGATATTTGCCGACAAAATTTGAATGTATTTATCGGAATTGATCGGGCGGGGCTTGTCGGAGCGGATGGAGAAACCCATCAAGGTGTTTTTGATATCGCCTTTTTACGACATTTACCGAATATCGTATTGATGATGCCAAAGGATGAAAATGAAGCGCAACATATGATTTATACAGCTTTACAATACGATGACGGACCAATTGCCATGCGCTTTCCTCGGGGAAATGGTCTCGGCGTTCCTTTAGATGAAAAATGGGAACGATTGCCGATCGGTTCGTGGGAAGTGCTGAAGGAAGGAAAAGATGTGGCCATCCTCACATTCGGTACGACGATTCCGATGGCTTTGAAGGCAGCACAACAATTAGAAAAATACGGAATTTTTGCCAAGGTGATAAACGCTCGGTTCATCAAGCCGATGGATGACCGAATGTTGACGGATCTTTTGATGAAAAATATCCCGATTATTACTGTAGAAGAAGCGGTTTTACAAGGTGGATTTGGAAGTGGTGTATTGGAATTTGCTAGTGATCATAAATTCCATTCAGCGGAAATCGTCCGAATCGGCATACCGGACCGTTTTATCGAACAAGGCGATGTGAAAAGTTTGCAAAAGGAAGTCGGCTTAACAGCTGAAAATATTACAAAAACGATTATGGAACATTATCAAATCAAAAGAAAAAGGGCATGA
- a CDS encoding polyprenyl synthetase family protein, translating into MQPFITLLNEELLNTIRKLHMPETLKQSMMYSLEAGGKRIRPLLIFATLEGFGMDGKTGLPVALSVEMIHTYSLIHDDLPSMDDDDLRRGKPTNHKVFGEAMAILAGDGLLTYSFQLLSEIPSDVVSCEKKLALIRELAKASGPEGMVGGQVADLEGENRTVDLSQLQTIHGNKTGKLLTFCVKAGAILAGADRETTEKLEQFAHHIGLAFQIRDDILDVEGIPEKTGKNTGSDKIKKKSTYPSLLTLDGAKEKLNEHVFAAKKLLAELPLNTDKLETITDLIGSRDH; encoded by the coding sequence ATGCAACCGTTCATCACTTTATTAAATGAAGAATTATTGAATACGATTAGAAAATTACATATGCCGGAAACGTTAAAACAATCGATGATGTATTCTTTGGAAGCCGGGGGAAAACGGATTCGCCCCCTCCTTATTTTTGCAACGCTGGAAGGGTTCGGAATGGACGGAAAAACCGGTCTTCCCGTTGCACTAAGCGTTGAAATGATCCATACGTATTCCCTCATCCATGACGATTTACCGAGTATGGATGATGATGACTTACGTAGAGGAAAACCGACGAACCATAAAGTTTTTGGTGAAGCGATGGCAATTTTGGCGGGGGACGGACTGCTTACATACAGTTTTCAATTGTTGTCGGAAATTCCGTCAGATGTCGTATCGTGTGAAAAAAAACTCGCTTTAATCCGGGAACTGGCGAAAGCGAGCGGGCCAGAGGGAATGGTCGGTGGACAAGTTGCTGATTTAGAAGGAGAAAACCGAACAGTGGATTTGTCCCAGTTACAAACAATCCACGGAAATAAAACGGGGAAATTGCTTACCTTTTGTGTAAAGGCAGGGGCGATATTAGCTGGCGCAGATCGGGAAACGACGGAAAAATTGGAACAATTTGCCCATCATATCGGATTGGCCTTTCAAATTCGGGACGATATTTTAGATGTTGAAGGGATCCCTGAAAAAACCGGAAAAAACACGGGCAGTGATAAAATTAAAAAGAAAAGTACGTACCCCAGCCTATTAACATTGGATGGAGCGAAGGAAAAATTGAATGAACATGTTTTTGCAGCGAAAAAATTATTAGCCGAACTACCTTTAAATACGGATAAGCTGGAAACGATTACTGATTTAATCGGTTCGAGGGATCATTAA
- a CDS encoding Asp23/Gls24 family envelope stress response protein, with protein MSENVLEMNEGGLGKIEIAPEVIEVIAGIAASEIDGVAMMRGNFTTGVAELLGKKTHGRGVRVDLSDNQIKIDVYCVLNFGVSIPKIAQKMQDNIYQALLNMTGLETDEINVHVVNMYIESSKKEAEKEEE; from the coding sequence ATGTCCGAAAATGTATTGGAAATGAATGAAGGCGGCCTCGGAAAAATTGAAATCGCTCCGGAAGTAATCGAAGTGATTGCTGGCATCGCCGCTTCTGAAATTGACGGCGTAGCGATGATGCGGGGGAATTTTACGACTGGAGTCGCCGAGTTGCTCGGGAAAAAAACCCACGGAAGGGGCGTTCGCGTCGACTTATCAGATAATCAAATTAAAATCGATGTTTATTGCGTTCTGAATTTTGGTGTTTCCATTCCAAAAATCGCTCAAAAAATGCAAGATAATATTTATCAAGCCCTATTAAATATGACGGGGTTGGAAACGGATGAAATTAATGTCCACGTCGTGAATATGTATATTGAATCGTCAAAAAAAGAGGCGGAAAAAGAAGAGGAATAA
- the accC gene encoding acetyl-CoA carboxylase biotin carboxylase subunit: MIKKLLIANRGEIAVRIIRACKELDVETVAVYSEADRDALHVQMADEAYCIGPNLSKDSYLNMANILGIAKMTGCDAIHPGYGFLAENENFASLVEECQLIFVGPSPKAIGKMGAKDVARETMKKAGVPIVPGSDGIVENIDETLNIAEKIGYPVIIKATAGGGGKGIRVARNQEELIKGIAITQEEAQKAFGNPGVYIEKYIEDFRHVEIQVLADQYGNTIHLGERDCTIQRRLQKLVEEAPSPALTEKIRKKMGEAAVKAAEAVDYTGAGTVEFIYDYQNEQFYFMEMNTRIQVEHPVTELITGVDLVKEQILIASGEPLRLKQEDVRLEGWAIECRINAENPEKNFLPSPGKIGMYLPPGGPGVRVDSAVYPGYSIPPFYDSMIAKLIVHAPTRREAIERMKRALSEYVIDGVHTTISFHLHLMEHDAFIDGRFNTKFLEEYDVLNQ; the protein is encoded by the coding sequence GTGATAAAAAAATTATTAATTGCCAATCGGGGAGAAATCGCCGTTCGAATTATTCGTGCATGTAAAGAATTAGATGTGGAGACTGTCGCCGTATATTCGGAAGCAGATCGGGACGCCCTCCATGTACAAATGGCCGATGAAGCGTACTGTATCGGTCCGAACCTTTCGAAGGATAGTTACTTGAATATGGCAAATATCCTTGGAATCGCCAAGATGACTGGTTGTGATGCGATTCACCCTGGTTATGGCTTTCTTGCGGAAAACGAAAATTTCGCCTCCTTAGTAGAAGAATGCCAATTAATTTTCGTCGGCCCTAGTCCGAAAGCAATCGGCAAAATGGGTGCGAAGGATGTGGCGAGGGAGACGATGAAAAAGGCCGGTGTACCGATTGTTCCCGGATCGGATGGAATTGTGGAAAATATCGATGAAACACTTAACATCGCTGAAAAAATAGGGTATCCTGTTATTATAAAGGCAACAGCAGGTGGAGGAGGAAAAGGTATTCGTGTTGCGAGAAATCAAGAAGAGCTTATCAAAGGTATAGCCATCACCCAAGAGGAAGCACAGAAGGCATTCGGAAATCCCGGTGTGTATATTGAAAAGTATATTGAGGATTTCCGTCACGTGGAAATTCAAGTATTGGCAGACCAATACGGAAATACGATTCACCTCGGTGAACGGGATTGTACGATCCAACGCCGATTGCAAAAATTGGTCGAAGAAGCCCCTTCCCCTGCTTTGACTGAAAAAATACGTAAAAAAATGGGTGAAGCTGCCGTTAAAGCTGCAGAGGCTGTCGATTATACCGGTGCAGGAACAGTGGAATTTATTTACGATTATCAAAACGAACAATTTTACTTTATGGAAATGAATACAAGAATTCAAGTGGAGCATCCGGTAACTGAACTTATAACAGGTGTCGACCTCGTGAAAGAACAAATTTTAATCGCTTCAGGTGAACCGTTACGATTAAAACAAGAAGACGTTCGTTTAGAAGGATGGGCGATTGAGTGTCGAATTAATGCGGAAAATCCAGAAAAGAATTTCTTGCCTTCCCCTGGGAAAATCGGAATGTATTTACCTCCCGGCGGACCCGGTGTACGTGTTGATTCCGCTGTTTATCCTGGGTATTCGATTCCTCCCTTTTACGACTCAATGATTGCAAAACTGATCGTCCATGCGCCGACTCGAAGGGAAGCGATTGAACGGATGAAACGGGCGTTAAGTGAATATGTCATTGATGGCGTCCACACAACTATTTCGTTCCATCTTCATTTAATGGAACATGATGCCTTTATCGACGGTCGATTTAACACGAAATTTTTAGAAGAATATGACGTTTTGAACCAATGA
- the nusB gene encoding transcription antitermination factor NusB has protein sequence MKRRTAREKALQAVFQVDVGKIEPKDAFASVLKEGEDDPFLQSLVFGTIDHLKELDEMIGNQLENWTIDRLGNIDRNLLRIAAYEMVFERDIPHSVSINEAVEIAKKFGDDRSPKFINGVLSKIKNHLETE, from the coding sequence ATGAAACGAAGAACAGCAAGAGAAAAGGCATTACAAGCCGTATTTCAAGTGGACGTAGGAAAGATTGAACCGAAGGATGCGTTTGCCTCGGTTTTAAAAGAAGGAGAGGACGATCCATTTTTGCAATCATTAGTTTTTGGAACGATCGACCATTTAAAGGAATTGGACGAAATGATCGGAAATCAGTTGGAAAATTGGACGATCGATCGTTTAGGAAATATCGATCGCAATTTGCTACGAATCGCTGCATATGAAATGGTATTTGAAAGGGATATCCCTCATTCCGTATCGATCAATGAAGCGGTGGAGATCGCGAAAAAATTTGGGGATGACCGGTCTCCTAAATTTATTAACGGCGTTCTGTCAAAAATCAAAAATCATTTAGAAACGGAGTAG
- the xseA gene encoding exodeoxyribonuclease VII large subunit has translation MDGIQYVSVKALTKYIKRKFDVDPHLQNIYVKGEISNFKKHSSGHLYFTLKDEKSRILAVMFSTYVRQLRFFPENGMNVLIRGEVTVYEPNGQYQLYVKEMKPDGIGELYLAFEQLKNKLEKEGLFHRERKRPLPPYPNSIGVVTSPTGAAVRDIITTIKRRYPFGRIFIYPALVQGKEAAPSIVKAIELANERKEVDVLIVGRGGGSIEELWPFNEEIVARAIHSSIIPIISAVGHETDVTISDFVADVRAPTPTGAAELAVPSINELQEKITNRKTRLIKMMKYKIDNGTKELLRLTNSYIFRHPHKLYEQKLEILDRTIERMNRSVKQIVTMRHQSLKQLHRLLVRHHPEQQLNIAKEKFRNVRKRLTLNTRTIYQRKEGEWKRTLRTLDALNPLKIMERGYSITYGEGGKIIKSVEHVQTDDALRITVLDGEIDVQVTGKIKGGEKGNG, from the coding sequence ATGGATGGAATTCAATATGTATCCGTCAAGGCATTAACGAAATATATAAAACGAAAATTTGATGTCGATCCCCATTTACAAAATATATACGTAAAAGGAGAAATCTCTAATTTTAAAAAACATTCCAGCGGTCATCTATATTTCACATTGAAAGACGAGAAATCTCGAATTTTAGCCGTGATGTTTTCTACTTACGTCCGCCAGTTACGTTTTTTTCCCGAAAATGGAATGAACGTGTTGATCCGTGGGGAAGTGACCGTGTATGAACCAAATGGCCAATATCAACTATATGTAAAAGAAATGAAACCGGATGGAATTGGCGAATTGTATTTGGCCTTCGAACAATTAAAAAATAAATTAGAAAAGGAAGGCCTTTTTCACCGAGAACGGAAACGGCCCCTTCCCCCATATCCAAATTCGATCGGTGTTGTAACATCCCCGACCGGTGCTGCTGTTCGGGATATTATTACAACGATAAAAAGAAGATATCCCTTTGGACGAATTTTCATTTATCCCGCCCTCGTACAAGGAAAAGAGGCGGCTCCATCCATCGTAAAGGCAATCGAATTGGCCAATGAACGAAAAGAAGTGGACGTACTCATCGTCGGTAGAGGGGGAGGCTCGATCGAAGAATTATGGCCTTTTAACGAAGAAATCGTTGCAAGGGCAATCCATTCATCAATCATTCCGATCATTTCCGCAGTCGGACATGAAACGGACGTGACGATTAGCGATTTCGTTGCGGATGTTCGGGCCCCCACCCCGACCGGTGCTGCTGAACTTGCCGTACCGAGTATCAACGAACTACAGGAAAAGATTACGAACCGGAAAACCCGACTAATAAAAATGATGAAATATAAAATTGACAATGGAACGAAGGAATTACTTCGGCTGACCAATTCTTACATCTTTCGTCACCCGCACAAATTGTATGAACAAAAACTAGAAATACTCGACCGCACCATTGAGAGAATGAATCGTTCCGTAAAACAAATTGTGACGATGCGACATCAATCGCTCAAACAATTGCACCGACTCCTCGTCCGTCACCATCCGGAACAACAACTAAATATTGCGAAGGAAAAATTTCGAAACGTTCGGAAACGATTAACGTTAAATACACGAACGATTTATCAACGAAAAGAAGGGGAATGGAAACGGACCCTTCGCACGCTAGACGCTTTAAATCCGTTGAAAATCATGGAACGGGGTTATAGTATTACTTACGGAGAGGGTGGAAAGATCATTAAAAGCGTCGAACACGTTCAAACCGATGATGCGTTACGAATCACGGTGCTTGATGGTGAAATTGATGTGCAAGTCACTGGAAAAATAAAAGGAGGGGAAAAGGGAAATGGATGA
- the folD gene encoding bifunctional methylenetetrahydrofolate dehydrogenase/methenyltetrahydrofolate cyclohydrolase FolD, with the protein MNTKLIDGKEIAKKKRSEMKSRVVELKRLGVQPHLAVILVGEDPASKTYVKNKEKACQEIGILSNVFHYETDTDERTILQKIEQLNSDPAIHGILVQLPLPEHIDAKKIIRAIDPKKDVDGFHPINIGKRILGEKSFIPCTPLGIIVMLEEAGVSISGKHAVVVGRSNIVGKPIGQLLLDKDATVTYCHSKTKNLKEYTVQADILIVAVGKSRLIKADDVKEGAVVIDVGMNRDENGKLCGDVDTLEVLPKVSRITPVPGGVGPMTITMLLANTIEAAKTVHKIG; encoded by the coding sequence ATGAATACGAAGTTAATCGATGGTAAAGAAATTGCGAAAAAAAAACGATCGGAAATGAAAAGTCGGGTCGTCGAGCTAAAACGTTTAGGCGTTCAGCCTCACTTGGCCGTTATCCTCGTCGGTGAAGATCCAGCTTCGAAAACGTACGTAAAAAATAAAGAAAAAGCTTGTCAAGAGATCGGAATTTTATCAAATGTATTCCATTATGAAACTGATACGGACGAACGAACGATTCTTCAAAAAATTGAACAATTAAATTCCGATCCGGCAATACACGGTATATTAGTTCAATTGCCGTTACCGGAACATATCGATGCGAAAAAGATCATTCGAGCAATCGACCCGAAAAAGGATGTAGACGGTTTTCATCCGATTAATATAGGTAAAAGAATATTAGGGGAAAAGAGCTTCATCCCATGTACTCCATTAGGAATTATCGTTATGTTGGAGGAGGCAGGTGTTTCCATTTCGGGAAAACATGCAGTCGTTGTCGGAAGAAGCAATATTGTAGGAAAACCGATCGGACAACTTTTATTAGATAAGGATGCAACCGTTACGTATTGCCATTCGAAAACGAAAAATTTAAAGGAATACACAGTACAAGCGGATATTTTAATCGTCGCTGTCGGAAAGTCTCGATTGATCAAGGCAGACGACGTAAAAGAAGGAGCTGTTGTCATTGATGTTGGCATGAATCGAGACGAAAATGGAAAACTATGCGGGGACGTGGATACGTTGGAGGTTCTACCGAAAGTTTCCCGGATTACACCTGTTCCCGGTGGTGTAGGCCCAATGACAATCACGATGTTGCTTGCCAACACGATTGAAGCGGCGAAAACCGTACATAAAATCGGATAA
- the ahrC gene encoding transcriptional regulator AhrC/ArgR, producing the protein MSKEKRHLKITEIVTKYNIETQDELVAILHKEGFPVTQATVSRDIKELHLVKIPSTNGRYKYSLPTERRYNPLEKLKKSLFDVFVHIDLVNQFIVLKTIPGNAQAIGALIDQLEWQEIVGTLCGDDTCLIIMRTERDAEQFKNKILDIIS; encoded by the coding sequence ATGAGTAAGGAAAAAAGACATTTAAAAATAACGGAAATCGTTACGAAATACAATATTGAAACACAAGATGAGCTCGTAGCCATACTTCATAAAGAAGGATTTCCCGTCACCCAGGCGACCGTCTCCCGGGACATTAAAGAGCTCCATTTAGTAAAAATTCCTTCAACAAATGGGAGGTATAAATACAGTCTCCCTACGGAACGACGATATAACCCGTTGGAAAAATTGAAAAAAAGCCTTTTCGATGTATTTGTCCATATAGACCTCGTCAATCAATTTATCGTATTAAAAACGATTCCTGGAAATGCCCAGGCGATCGGTGCTTTAATCGATCAACTGGAATGGCAGGAAATCGTCGGCACCTTATGCGGCGATGATACTTGTCTAATCATTATGCGAACGGAACGAGATGCGGAACAATTCAAAAATAAAATTTTGGATATAATATCTTAA
- the accB gene encoding acetyl-CoA carboxylase biotin carboxyl carrier protein, which translates to MLKVQEIRELIRLIDQSGIDEFTYENDGTKLVMKKNSVVGSKIRMEEQPTIVENPIVKTGGNMERAVAEQPTVKEFHKVEQSDGVEKQKGDEAKNQNYHKIVSPMVGTFYRSPSPGAEPYVKEGSKVTEKTVVCIVEAMKLFNEIEADVKGEIVECLVEDGQLVEYGQPLFLVKTE; encoded by the coding sequence ATGTTAAAAGTACAAGAGATCCGGGAATTAATTCGATTAATCGATCAATCGGGTATCGACGAATTTACGTATGAAAATGACGGGACGAAACTCGTTATGAAAAAAAATTCAGTCGTTGGTTCGAAAATTCGTATGGAAGAACAACCGACTATTGTTGAAAATCCGATCGTGAAAACGGGAGGGAATATGGAACGGGCCGTCGCCGAACAACCGACTGTTAAGGAATTCCATAAGGTAGAACAGTCCGATGGTGTGGAAAAACAAAAAGGGGACGAAGCCAAGAACCAGAATTATCATAAAATCGTCTCACCGATGGTCGGCACCTTTTATCGCTCCCCTTCTCCAGGAGCTGAACCGTATGTAAAGGAAGGATCGAAGGTGACGGAGAAGACGGTCGTCTGTATTGTTGAGGCGATGAAGTTATTTAACGAAATCGAAGCAGACGTGAAGGGCGAAATTGTCGAATGTTTAGTAGAAGATGGACAGTTAGTGGAATATGGACAACCACTCTTTTTAGTAAAAACGGAATAA
- a CDS encoding TlyA family RNA methyltransferase, with the protein MKQQKVRLDSLLVERGLAETREKAKRAIMAGIVYSKEERLDKPGQKVLSTIPLTIKGKQMPYVSRGGYKLEKALKEFNLSVKDKVIIDIGASTGGFTDCALQNGAKFSYAIDVGYNQLAWKIRQDERVDVMERTNFRYISPEDLKGERPQFACIDVSFISLKLILPPLKNLIIPGGDVIALIKPQFEAGKESVGKKGIVRDPKIHQLVIEEIVEFSLKEGFDLHNITYSPITGGDGNIEFLLHVKWPGNNEGGTDYWKKDIGKLVQQAHDHF; encoded by the coding sequence ATGAAACAACAAAAGGTACGATTAGATAGTTTGCTCGTCGAAAGGGGTTTGGCAGAAACGCGGGAAAAGGCGAAACGTGCCATTATGGCGGGGATCGTTTATTCAAAGGAAGAACGTTTGGACAAACCGGGTCAAAAGGTTTTGTCGACGATTCCTCTGACCATTAAAGGAAAACAGATGCCGTACGTTTCCCGGGGTGGATATAAATTGGAAAAGGCGTTGAAGGAATTTAATTTATCGGTGAAGGATAAAGTGATCATCGATATCGGTGCATCGACGGGTGGATTTACCGATTGTGCTTTACAAAATGGAGCAAAATTTTCCTATGCCATCGATGTCGGCTACAATCAACTCGCTTGGAAGATCAGGCAAGATGAACGGGTCGATGTTATGGAAAGAACAAATTTTCGATACATTTCACCGGAGGATTTGAAAGGAGAACGCCCGCAATTTGCCTGTATTGACGTTTCATTCATATCTTTAAAATTAATTTTGCCTCCCTTGAAAAATTTGATTATACCCGGTGGAGATGTGATCGCTTTAATCAAACCCCAATTTGAGGCTGGGAAGGAATCGGTTGGTAAAAAAGGAATCGTCCGTGATCCGAAAATTCATCAGCTCGTCATTGAGGAGATCGTCGAATTTTCTCTGAAGGAAGGATTTGACCTTCATAATATAACGTATTCACCGATAACAGGCGGCGATGGAAACATCGAATTTTTACTCCATGTAAAATGGCCTGGAAACAACGAAGGCGGAACCGACTATTGGAAAAAGGATATCGGAAAGTTAGTTCAGCAAGCCCACGATCATTTTTAA
- the xseB gene encoding exodeoxyribonuclease VII small subunit, with translation MDEKDKITFEEAMEKLEAIVESLEDGDVPLEKAIDKYKEGMDLAKICSEKLKSAEEQMVKIVKETGDIETFVIQEEE, from the coding sequence ATGGATGAAAAGGACAAAATCACCTTTGAAGAGGCGATGGAAAAATTAGAAGCGATTGTGGAAAGCTTAGAAGATGGGGATGTACCGTTAGAAAAAGCGATTGACAAATATAAAGAAGGAATGGATTTGGCGAAAATTTGTTCTGAAAAGTTGAAAAGCGCGGAAGAACAAATGGTGAAAATTGTTAAAGAAACGGGCGATATCGAAACCTTTGTCATCCAAGAGGAGGAATAG